One genomic segment of Coregonus clupeaformis isolate EN_2021a unplaced genomic scaffold, ASM2061545v1 scaf0024, whole genome shotgun sequence includes these proteins:
- the LOC123483093 gene encoding basic proline-rich protein-like — protein MTGSKVEFVAGDGLRPLGLSGPRPPGPSASQPLGPQAPLPLRPLCLSGPSASQPPGPSASQPPGPSASQPPGPSASQPPGPSASQPPGPSASQPPGPSASQPPGPSASQAPGPSASQPPGPSASQPPGPSASQAPLPLRPQVPRSPRPPGPPASRPPGPSAPRSLGLSAPRSLGLSAPRSFGLSASQPQVLRPLSPIPRPLSPRSLGLSAPRSSASQPPGPRPPQPGLGLSAPRSLGLSAPRSPGLSAPRSLGPQVPQPPGPSASRPPGPPASRPPGPLGPQVPRPLGPQVPRPLSPQVLRPLSLSAPRSFGLSAPRSLGLSAPRSLGLSAPRSSASQPPGPSASQPPRSLGLSAPQVPASQPPGPPASRPPGPPRPPGPSAPRSLSPQVPRPLRPQVPLPLSPQAPRPLSPQVPRPLRPLCLSGPRSPGLSAPRSPGLSAPRSLGPQVPRPLGPQVPRPLSPQVLRPLSLSAPRSFGLSAPRSLGLSAPRSLGLSAPRPLCLSAPQVPRPLSPQVPLPLSPQVPLPLSPQVPLPLSPQVPLPLSPPGPSASQPPGPSASQPPGPSASQPPGPSASQPPGPSASQPPGPSASQPPGPSASQPPGPSARKDS, from the coding sequence atgacGGGGAGCAAGGTTGAGTTTGTTGCTGGAGATGGACTCAGGCCTCTCGGCCTCTCAGGCCCCAGGCCCCCAGGCCCCTCTGCCTCTCAGCCCCTAGGCCCCCAGGCCCCTCTGCCTCTCAGGCCCCTCTGCCTCTCAGGCCCCTCTGCCTCTCAGCCCCCAGGCCCCTCGGCCTCTCAGCCCCCAGGCCCCTCGGCCTCTCAGCCCCCAGGCCCCTCTGCCTCTCAGCCCCCAGGCCCCTCTGCCTCTCAGCCCCCAGGCCCCTCTGCCTCTCAGCCCCCAGGCCCCTCGGCCTCTCAGCCCCCAGGTCCCTCGGCCTCTCAGGCCCCAGGTCCCTCTGCCTCTCAGCCCCCAGGCCCCTCGGCCTCTCAGCCCCCAGGTCCCTCGGCCTCTCAGGCCCCTCTGCCTCTCAGGCCCCAGGTCCCCAGGTCTCCTCGGCCCCCAGGTCCCCCGGCCTCTCGGCCCCCAGGTCCCTCGGCCCCCAGGTCCCTCGGCCTCTCGGCCCCCAGGTCCCTCGGCCTCTCAGCCCCCAGGTCCTTCggcctctcagcctctcagcccCAGGTCCTTCGGCCTCTCAGCCCCATCCCTCGGCCTCTCAGCCCCAGGTCCCTCGGCCTCTCAGCCCCCAGGTCCTCGGCCTCTCAGCCCCCAGGTCCCCGGCCTCCTCAGCCAGGCCTCGGCCTCTCAGCCCCCAGGTCCCTCGGCCTCTCAGCCCCCAGGTCCCCCGGCCTCTCGGCCCCCAGGTCCCTCGGCCCCCAGGTCCCTCAGCCCCCAGGTCCCTCGGCCTCTCGGCCCCCAGGTCCCCCGGCCTCTCGGCCCCCAGGTCCCCTCGGCCCCCAGGTCCCTCGGCCTCTCGGCCCCCAGGTCCCTCGGCCTCTCAGCCCCCAGGTCCTTCggcctctcagcctctcagcccCCAGGTCCTTCGGCCTCTCAGCCCCCAGGTCCCTCGGCCTCTCAGCCCCCAGGTCCCTCGGCCTCTCAGCCCCCAGGTCCTCGGCCTCTCAGCCCCCAGGTCCCTCGGCCTCTCAGCCCCCCAGGTCCCTCGGCCTCTCAGCCCCCCAGGTCCCGGCCTCTCAGCCCCCAGGTCCCCCGGCCTCTCGGCCCCCAGGTCCCCCTCGGCCCCCAGGTCCCTCGGCCCCCAGGTCCCTCAGCCCCCAGGTCCCTCGGCCTCTCAGGCCCCAGGTCCCTCTGCCTCTCAGCCCCCAGGCCCCTCGGCCTCTCAGCCCCCAGGTCCCTCGGCCTCTCAGGCCCCTCTGCCTCTCAGGCCCCAGGTCCCCAGGCCTCTCGGCCCCCAGGTCCCCCGGCCTCTCGGCCCCCAGGTCCCTCGGCCCCCAGGTCCCTCGGCCTCTCGGCCCCCAGGTCCCTCGGCCTCTCAGCCCCCAGGTCCTTCggcctctcagcctctcagcccCCAGGTCCTTCGGCCTCTCAGCCCCCAGGTCCCTCGGCCTCTCAGCCCCCAGGTCCCTCGGCCTCTCAGCCCCCAGGCCCCTCTGCCTCTCAGCCCCCCAGGTCCCTCGGCCTCTCAGCCCCCAGGTCCCTCTGCCTCTCAGCCCCCAGGTCCCTCTGCCTCTCAGCCCCCAGGTCCCTCTGCCTCTCAGCCCCCAGGTCCCTCTGCCTCTCAGCCCCCCAGGTCCCTCTGCCTCTCAGCCCCCAGGTCCCTCTGCCTCTCAGCCCCCAGGCCCCTCGGCCTCTCAGCCCCCAGGCCCCTCGGCCTCTCAGCCCCCAGGCCCCTCGGCCTCTCAGCCCCCAGGCCCCTCGGCCTCTCAGCCCCCAGGTCCCTCGGCCTCTCAGCCCCCAGGCCCCTCTGCCCGTAAAGACTCTTGA
- the LOC121536471 gene encoding rho-related GTP-binding protein RhoG-like, with protein sequence MQTIKCVVVGDGAVGKTCLLISYTTNAFPEEYIPTVFDNYSAQMTVDGRSISLNLWDTAGQEEYDRLRTLSYPQTNVFVICFSIGSPSSHANVRHKWHPEVSHHCPSVPILLVGTKRDLRGDGETVKKLKEQGLAPTTQQQGNSMAKQIGAVKYMECSALTQEGVREVFAEAVRAVLYPVTKKNAKKCVLL encoded by the exons ATGCAGACCATAAAGTGTGTAGTGGTTGGGGACGGTGCCGTGGGTAAAACATGCCTCCTCATCTCCTACACCACCAACGCTTTCCCCGAGGAGTACATCCCCACCGTGTTCGACAACTACAGCGCCCAG ATGACTGTAGACGGCCGCAGCATCAGCCTCAACCTGTGGGACACAGCCGGACAAGAGGAGTACGACCGCCTCCGCACTCTCTCCTACCCCCAGACCAACGTCTTCGTCATCTGTTTCTCCATCGGGAGTCCTTCATCCCACGCCAACGTCCGCCACAAGTGGCACCCGGAGGTCTCTCACCACTGCCCCAGCGTGCCCATCCTCCTAGTGGGGACCAAGAGGGACCTGAGGGGGGATGGGGAGACGGTGAAGAAGCTGAAGGAGCAGGGTTTAGCGCCCACCACACAGCAACAGGGGAACAGCATGGCTAAGCAGATAGGAGCGGTGAAGTACATGGAGTGTTCTGCTCTGACGCAGGAAGGGGTCAGGGAAGTGTTCGCCGAGGCAGTACGGGCCGTGTTGTATCCCGTTACCAAAAAGAATGCCAAGAAGTGTGTACTGTTGTAA